GCCGCTCTCCGACAGCGCCGTCAATATCCGGGAGATTCGGCATGAGTACGATAAGTCGGTCAAAGTGCCCAAAGAACTGGTGGAAGAATTGAGCCATACCCGCACCATGGCGCAGGGGGTCTGGGCGGAAGCGCGAAAAGAATCAAACTTCCCGAAATTTCTTCCCTGGCTGGATAAGATAATCAAACTCGATTTGCGACTGGCTGACTGCTATGGATACAAGAAAGACCCGTATGATGCCCTTCTCGATAATTACGAACCGGGAGCGACTTTTGAGACAATCGGCAAGGTGCTCGCCGATTTTCGCAAGGATTTAGTCCCGATCGTAGCGGCAATAATTGATTCGCCGAAAAAACCGGACCTGTCAATAATCGAACGGGACTACCCGGTGGAGCGTCAAGCAATGTTCGGGCAATCGGCGGCGGCAGCGATCGGATTCAATTTTTCGGCCGGACGGCTCGATATCACCACCCATCCCTTCTGCAGCGGAATAGCGCCGGGGGACACCAGAATCACGACCCGGTATAATCCCCGTCACTTCGGGCAAGCCTTCTTCGGAATTCTGCATGAGACCGGACACGGCATCTATGACCAGGGTCTAAAGTCCGAGCATTGGGGAGCGCCGCTGGGAGATTCGGTCTCGCTGGGGATACATGAGTCGCAATCCCGGATGTGGGAAAACCTGGTGGGACGAAGCAAACCGTTCTGGCGGCATTTCTTCCCGCGGGCGCAACAGATGTTCCCGGAGTCGCTTCAGGGAGTCAAATTTGATGATTTCTTTTTTGCCATCAATGACGTCCGTCCGTCATTTATCCGGGTGGAGGCGGATGAAGTAACCTATAATCTTCATATCATTCTCCGTTTCGAAATCGAGCATGCTTTCTTGAACGGGGAAGTGAAGCCATCGGAACTTCCCGGACTCTGGAATGAAAAATTCAAGCAGTTTTTTGGAATCGTCCCCAGGAATGACGCTGACGGGTGTCTGCAGGATGTCCATTGGTCGATGGGGTATATTGGGTATTTCCCAACTTACACTCTCGGGAATCTCTACTCGGCGCAATTCTTTGCCAAAGCGAAACAGGATATCAAAGACCTCGATGAGCAGTTTGCCCGGGGCGAATTCATGCAACTAAAGAGCTGGCTTAATAAGAACATACATGAGCATGGGAAACGGTATCGCGCCGAGAAGCTGGTAGAAGTCGTAACCGGAAAACCGCTGAGCCATCAGCCGCTGATAAACTATCTGAAAAGCAAGTTCGGCGAACTGTACGGCATATAAGAGGAAGCCGACGGCAGGTTTGGTTGGAACGGGGGCGAAAGCAATTCGCCCCTGCGTGACTTTATTCCGTCCGAGAAAGCCTATTTCTATGAACAGCGACCGCAAGAAATATACGGAAGCGAACAGGATAGCCTGGAATGAAGTGACGCCGTATCATCAGAAAGCGAATAAGGTGCGGCTGTATCGTCTTTTTGCGCAACCGGGATATTCCTGCCTGGATGAGAAGATTACACAGAAGCTGCGGGAGTGGGGAATTGAGGGCAAAGATGTGGCGCAGTTAGGCTGTAACAACGGCAGGGAATTAATATCGCTTAAGAATCTGGGAGCCAAAACTGCTGTAGGATTTGATATTTCGGATGCCGCTATCGATGAAGCGCGCGCTCTTGCCCAGCATGCCCGAGTGGAGTGCGATTTTATCCGAACCGACATCTATGATATTCCTGCAGAATATTATGACAAGTTTGACCTGCTTTATATCTCTATTGGTGTTCTCGACTGGATGCCGGACCTCTACCATTTATTTGAGATAGCGGCGAGATTAATGCGA
This genomic interval from Candidatus Zixiibacteriota bacterium contains the following:
- a CDS encoding class I SAM-dependent methyltransferase; the encoded protein is MNSDRKKYTEANRIAWNEVTPYHQKANKVRLYRLFAQPGYSCLDEKITQKLREWGIEGKDVAQLGCNNGRELISLKNLGAKTAVGFDISDAAIDEARALAQHARVECDFIRTDIYDIPAEYYDKFDLLYISIGVLDWMPDLYHLFEIAARLMRTGGIVLIYEMHPFLQMVDEQRKEAPVQLKESYFRKEPWVDTDSLDYYAHAEYRSSPKYNFPYTISGLIMALIKNGIRIEYMEEFEKDISCCFTEIEKLKPGLPMSFILIGKKTG
- a CDS encoding carboxypeptidase M32, whose amino-acid sequence is MAKYDELYKELLDRCKEVNVIGSCAGLLGWDERTYMPRAGAASRATQISYLSGLAHEKFVDPRIGELLAELEQSPLVKEPLSDSAVNIREIRHEYDKSVKVPKELVEELSHTRTMAQGVWAEARKESNFPKFLPWLDKIIKLDLRLADCYGYKKDPYDALLDNYEPGATFETIGKVLADFRKDLVPIVAAIIDSPKKPDLSIIERDYPVERQAMFGQSAAAAIGFNFSAGRLDITTHPFCSGIAPGDTRITTRYNPRHFGQAFFGILHETGHGIYDQGLKSEHWGAPLGDSVSLGIHESQSRMWENLVGRSKPFWRHFFPRAQQMFPESLQGVKFDDFFFAINDVRPSFIRVEADEVTYNLHIILRFEIEHAFLNGEVKPSELPGLWNEKFKQFFGIVPRNDADGCLQDVHWSMGYIGYFPTYTLGNLYSAQFFAKAKQDIKDLDEQFARGEFMQLKSWLNKNIHEHGKRYRAEKLVEVVTGKPLSHQPLINYLKSKFGELYGI